From the Clavibacter phaseoli genome, one window contains:
- the mnhG gene encoding monovalent cation/H(+) antiporter subunit G, whose translation MNDILASGPLADALDVVSLVLLILGGVLSVAAGVGLLRFPDPLARMHAATKPQILGVILVLLALALQSQSLSTAVMLVPVLLFQMLTAPISAHMVGRAGYRLRHFLREDLLVDELEEAIDRAHDELRAADEVDASTLPVGSAENIAAEEAGHVAGGAGPRDAESPVAAPTPADPGHDGDAGAGRLPPGFG comes from the coding sequence GTGAACGACATCCTCGCGTCCGGCCCGCTGGCCGACGCCCTCGACGTCGTGAGCCTCGTGCTCCTGATCCTGGGCGGCGTGCTCTCCGTCGCGGCGGGCGTCGGCCTCCTCCGCTTCCCGGATCCGCTCGCCCGCATGCACGCGGCCACGAAGCCGCAGATCCTCGGCGTGATCCTGGTGCTCCTCGCGCTCGCCCTGCAGTCGCAGAGCCTCAGCACGGCCGTGATGCTCGTCCCCGTGCTCCTCTTCCAGATGCTCACGGCGCCGATCTCCGCGCACATGGTCGGCCGCGCGGGCTACCGGCTCCGCCACTTCCTGCGCGAGGACCTCCTCGTCGACGAGCTCGAGGAGGCGATCGACCGGGCGCACGACGAGCTGCGCGCCGCCGACGAGGTGGACGCGTCCACGCTCCCCGTGGGATCCGCCGAGAACATCGCCGCCGAGGAGGCCGGCCACGTCGCGGGCGGCGCCGGACCGCGCGACGCGGAGTCGCCCGTGGCCGCGCCGACGCCCGCCGACCCGGGCCACGACGGCGACGCGGGCGCGGGCCGCCTGCCCCCGGGCTTCGGCTGA
- a CDS encoding monovalent cation/H+ antiporter complex subunit F, which translates to MSIVMQVGWVVVGALFFSTAAMALVRIVRGPSILDRIIASDVLLTTLICVLGAEMIYNGHTRTVPVMLVLAMTAFLATVAVARYVSKQDPS; encoded by the coding sequence ATGAGCATCGTGATGCAGGTCGGCTGGGTCGTCGTCGGCGCCCTGTTCTTCTCGACCGCCGCCATGGCGCTCGTGCGCATCGTGCGCGGTCCGAGCATCCTCGACCGGATCATCGCGTCCGACGTGCTGCTCACCACGCTCATCTGCGTTCTCGGCGCCGAGATGATCTACAACGGCCACACCCGCACGGTCCCCGTGATGCTCGTGCTCGCCATGACCGCGTTCCTCGCGACGGTCGCCGTCGCCCGCTACGTCTCGAAGCAGGATCCCTCGTGA
- a CDS encoding Na+/H+ antiporter subunit E: MTPRRARARAERLSLLVQLPLLVWLVILWLLLWGHVTVISVVTGIVLALLVTRVFYLPPVELSGRFDIRWALILLGRFAVDLVRASFQVAAMAFDWRRVPVNSVIAVHLHTRSDFVMTLTAELVSLVPGSIVVEADRERSILYLHALGTSTPEDVERVRETTLQVESRIVFTLGTADDVWRVNRERRDSGREPLLQTRRQRAHELVRDRDLEAGLISTTGEELA, from the coding sequence ATGACCCCGCGTCGCGCCCGGGCCCGCGCCGAGCGGCTCTCGCTGCTGGTGCAGCTGCCGCTCCTCGTCTGGCTCGTGATCCTCTGGCTGCTGCTCTGGGGCCACGTCACCGTCATCTCCGTGGTCACCGGCATCGTGCTCGCGCTCCTCGTGACGCGCGTGTTCTACCTGCCGCCCGTGGAGCTGTCCGGCCGCTTCGACATCCGCTGGGCGCTCATCCTGCTCGGTCGCTTCGCGGTCGACCTCGTGCGCGCGTCGTTCCAGGTCGCGGCCATGGCGTTCGACTGGCGCCGCGTGCCGGTCAACTCCGTCATCGCGGTGCACCTGCACACCCGCAGCGACTTCGTCATGACGCTCACGGCCGAGCTCGTGTCGCTCGTGCCGGGATCGATCGTGGTCGAGGCCGACCGGGAGCGCTCGATCCTCTACCTGCACGCGCTCGGCACCTCCACCCCGGAGGACGTGGAGCGCGTCCGGGAGACGACGCTGCAGGTCGAGAGCCGGATCGTCTTCACGCTCGGCACCGCCGACGACGTGTGGCGCGTCAACCGCGAGCGGCGCGACTCCGGCCGCGAGCCGCTGCTGCAGACCCGCCGGCAGCGCGCGCACGAGCTGGTGCGCGACCGCGACCTCGAGGCGGGGCTCATCTCGACCACGGGGGAGGAGCTCGCATGA
- a CDS encoding Na+/H+ antiporter subunit D → MTIFPTLIPLVVLVPLLGAAAALVAARQRRLQVAVSVLALLVVVVISGVLLVLVDQQGGQSVEVGGWAAPFGIVLVVDRLSALMLLISSIVLLAVLMFSIGQGLEDGDGETPVSIYNPTYLILAAGVFNAFVAGDLFNLYVGFEILLVASYVLLTLGGTEARIRAGVTYIVVSLVSSMLFLASIAMIYGALGTVNIAQISVRLDEIPPDVQLILHIMLLVAFGIKAAVFPLSFWLPDSYPTAPAPVTAVFAGLLTKVGVYAILRTETVMFPTDQLSTALMVVAALTMVVGILGAVAQADIKRLLSFTLVSHIGYMIFGIALNTVAGMTATIYYVIHHIVVQTTLFLASGLIERTGGSTSINKLGGLLKAAPVMAILFFIPALNLGGIPPFSGFIGKVALFDSGAEVGGWLTYAVIAAGAATSLLTLYALARVWNMAFWRGAEEVEDYESPLLDQLSERPGGEAVTTVRKTPVLMTGATAGMVVVSVALTVFAGPVYALAERAGESLTGPGSGNGSGELGYVETVFPGGVR, encoded by the coding sequence ATGACGATCTTCCCGACCCTCATCCCGCTCGTCGTCCTCGTGCCCCTGCTGGGCGCGGCGGCGGCCCTCGTCGCCGCGCGCCAGCGCCGCCTGCAGGTCGCCGTGTCGGTGCTCGCGCTCCTGGTCGTGGTGGTGATCAGCGGCGTGCTCCTCGTGCTGGTGGACCAGCAGGGCGGCCAGTCCGTCGAGGTCGGCGGCTGGGCGGCGCCGTTCGGCATCGTGCTCGTGGTCGACCGGCTCTCGGCGCTCATGCTGCTGATCTCGTCGATCGTGCTGCTCGCGGTCCTCATGTTCTCGATCGGGCAGGGCCTCGAGGACGGCGACGGCGAGACGCCGGTGTCCATCTACAACCCGACCTACCTGATCCTCGCGGCGGGCGTCTTCAACGCCTTCGTCGCGGGCGACCTCTTCAACCTCTACGTCGGCTTCGAGATCCTGCTCGTGGCGAGCTACGTGCTGCTCACGCTCGGCGGCACGGAGGCGCGCATCCGCGCGGGCGTCACCTACATCGTGGTGAGCCTCGTCTCGTCGATGCTCTTCCTCGCGTCCATCGCCATGATCTACGGCGCCCTCGGCACGGTGAACATCGCGCAGATCTCGGTGCGGCTCGACGAGATCCCGCCGGACGTGCAGCTGATCCTGCACATCATGCTGCTCGTCGCGTTCGGCATCAAGGCGGCCGTCTTCCCGCTGTCGTTCTGGCTGCCGGACTCCTACCCGACGGCGCCCGCGCCCGTCACCGCGGTCTTCGCGGGGCTCCTCACGAAGGTCGGCGTCTACGCGATCCTCCGCACCGAGACGGTCATGTTCCCGACCGACCAGCTGTCCACGGCGCTCATGGTGGTCGCGGCGCTGACGATGGTCGTCGGCATCCTCGGCGCCGTGGCGCAGGCCGACATCAAGAGGCTGCTGTCGTTCACGCTCGTGAGCCACATCGGCTACATGATCTTCGGCATCGCGCTCAACACCGTGGCCGGCATGACCGCGACCATCTACTACGTGATCCACCACATCGTCGTGCAGACGACGCTGTTCCTCGCGTCCGGGCTCATCGAGCGCACGGGCGGCAGCACGTCGATCAACAAGCTGGGCGGCCTGCTCAAGGCGGCGCCCGTCATGGCGATCCTGTTCTTCATCCCCGCGCTCAACCTCGGCGGCATCCCGCCGTTCTCGGGCTTCATCGGCAAGGTCGCGCTCTTCGACTCGGGCGCCGAGGTAGGCGGATGGCTCACCTACGCGGTCATCGCGGCGGGCGCGGCCACGAGCCTCCTGACGCTCTACGCCCTCGCCCGCGTCTGGAACATGGCGTTCTGGCGCGGCGCGGAGGAGGTCGAGGACTACGAGTCGCCCCTGCTCGACCAGCTCTCCGAGCGCCCGGGCGGCGAGGCCGTGACGACCGTGCGGAAGACGCCCGTGCTCATGACGGGCGCGACGGCCGGCATGGTCGTCGTGAGCGTCGCGCTCACGGTCTTCGCCGGTCCGGTCTACGCCCTCGCCGAGCGCGCGGGCGAGAGCCTCACGGGTCCCGGATCCGGGAACGGCTCGGGCGAGCTCGGCTACGTCGAGACCGTCTTCCCCGGAGGCGTCCGATGA
- a CDS encoding Na(+)/H(+) antiporter subunit C — protein sequence MSVSVTLIVIMAALYATGIYLMLERSMTRVLLGFLLVGNATNILILIMSGRVGLAPIYDPDVDPADYADPLPQALILTAIVITFGVSAFLMALIYRSWRLANADVVTDDEDDLAMRGPRTGLGEEPTVPDDDDTEFGTNAEAAIASARKLRDNRSDLEEAIDDSADDDDDRDFRTRRAERREGDDR from the coding sequence GTGAGCGTCTCCGTCACCCTCATCGTGATCATGGCCGCGCTGTACGCGACGGGCATCTACCTCATGCTCGAGCGCAGCATGACGCGCGTGCTCCTGGGCTTCCTGCTGGTGGGCAACGCGACCAACATCCTCATCCTCATCATGTCCGGCCGCGTGGGCCTCGCGCCCATCTACGACCCCGACGTGGATCCGGCCGACTACGCCGACCCGCTGCCGCAGGCGCTCATCCTCACGGCCATCGTGATCACCTTCGGCGTCTCGGCCTTCCTCATGGCGCTCATCTACCGCTCCTGGCGGCTGGCCAACGCCGACGTGGTGACGGACGACGAGGACGACCTCGCGATGCGCGGCCCCCGCACGGGCCTCGGCGAGGAGCCCACCGTCCCCGACGACGACGACACCGAGTTCGGCACCAACGCCGAGGCCGCGATCGCCTCCGCCCGGAAGCTCCGCGACAACCGATCCGACCTGGAAGAAGCCATCGACGACTCCGCCGACGACGACGACGACCGCGACTTCCGCACGAGGCGCGCCGAGAGGCGAGAGGGGGACGACCGATGA